Proteins encoded within one genomic window of Nilaparvata lugens isolate BPH chromosome 11, ASM1435652v1, whole genome shotgun sequence:
- the LOC111058016 gene encoding LOW QUALITY PROTEIN: prolyl 4-hydroxylase subunit alpha-2-like (The sequence of the model RefSeq protein was modified relative to this genomic sequence to represent the inferred CDS: inserted 1 base in 1 codon): MELRFGMCVLLLSATGIVNGDLYTALIDLEALVETEAVLLSELDNYIGATERRLSQXRRLAAEYSREHSEAILDVGAYLHNPINAYRLIKRLTIDWKHVESLMVDFGEKEWFERRGRLKLPSEEDLVGAVSGLLRLQDTYQLDTASLARGQINGVQYTTHLTADDCFQIGRISCVNRDHYHTVLWMSEALKRYHHEDNVRRREILECLAYSTYKQGHVRSALQLNDELLSIAPNHLFALSNRTIYLADIEKGTEQVVENLLDDDTELYYQLCRSALSPSPIVLSQLKCQYVHRNQPFLRIAPLKEEEAYLDPRIVLYRDVIYDGEIDVIKKLALPRLRRATVIDLVAGVEVTASYRISKSAVLCDADHPSIERLKRRIEMMTSLTMAYSPELSVVNYGIGGYYELHWDFASGPCRDLVTYTGNITDGNRVATVLSYMSDVAQGGATVFPYLNVTVQPKKGTVLVWYNMHLSGEGDLATMHAACPVLLGSKWVTNKWVNERGQEFRRPCALHRQTRHSTNWYS, encoded by the exons ATGGAGTTGCGTTTTGGAATGTGTGTGTTACTGCTCAGTGCAACGGGAATCGTGAATGGTGATCTGTATACAGCTCTGATCGATCTGGAAGCATTAGTTGAAACAGAGGCTGTACTCCTCAGTGAACTGGACAATTACATTGGTGCAACAGAGCGTCGGCTGTCAC CTCGAAGACTTGCAGCTGAATACAGCAGAGAACACAGTGAGGCGATTTTAGATGTGGGCGCCTACCTTCACAATCCAATCAACGCATATCGGCTCATCAAACGGCTCACCATCGACTGGAAACACGTGGAATCGTTGATGGTCGATTTTGGCGAAAAGGAATGGTTTGAGAGAAGGGGGCGGTTGAAGTTACCGTCGGAGGAGGATTTGGTGGGGGCGGTGTCAGGTCTGTTGCGACTCCAGGACACCTATCAGCTGGACACCGCCTCCCTAGCCCGGGGGCAGATCAATGGTGTCCAGTACACCACTCACCTAACAGCTGACGACTGTTTCCAGATAGGTAGAATATCGTGCGTCAATCGCGACCACTACCATACAGTGCTATGGATGTCTGAAGCTCTCAAACGATATCATCACGAGGATAACGTCAGACGAAGGGAGATACTAGAGTGCCTGGCATACTCCACTTACAAGCAGGGCCACGTGCGATCTGCATTGCAGCTCAATGATGAATTGTTGAGCATTGCCCCCAATCATCTGTTTGCACTTAGTAACCGCACGATCTACCTGGCAGACATCGAAAAAGGGACAGAACAAGTTGTTGAAAATCTGCTAGATGATGATACAGAGCTCTACTATCAGCTGTGTCGCTCCGccctctctccctctcccaTAGTGCTCTCTCAACTTAAATGTCAGTACGTCCACAGAAACCAACCTTTCCTCAGGATTGCGCCGTTGAAAGAGGAAGAGGCCTATCTAGACCCGAGGATAGTTTTGTATCGTGACGTCATCTACGACGGCGAGATAGACGTCATCAAGAAATTGGCTTTGCCTAGGTTACGACGTGCTACTGTCATCGATCTTGTGGCGGGCGTCGAGGTGACAGCCAGCTATCGGATTAGCAAGTCAGCAGTTTTGTGTGATGCCGATCACCCATCCATCGAGCGACTGAAACGGCGTATCGAGATGATGACCTCACTCACCATGGCTTACTCACCAGAACTATCAGTTGTCAACTACGGCATAGGAGGCTACTACGAGCTACATTGGGACTTTGCCTCAGGACCATGTAGGGATTTAGTGACTTACACGGGGAACATAACCGATGGCAATAGAGTAGCTACGGTGTTGTCGTATATGAGTGACGTGGCACAGGGTGGGGCCACAGTGTTCCCATACCTAAATGTGACCGTTCAGCCGAAGAAGGGAACAGTGCTAGTCTGGTACAACATGCACCTGAGTGGAGAGGGAGACTTGGCAACTATGCATGCCGCCTGCCCTGTCCTCCTCGGATCCAAGTGGGTCACTAATAAGTGGGTCAACGAGCGAGGTCAGGAGTTCAGACGGCCGTGTGCATTGCACAGACAGACTCGTCATTCGACAAACTGGTACAGCTAA